The following proteins are co-located in the Nerophis ophidion isolate RoL-2023_Sa linkage group LG04, RoL_Noph_v1.0, whole genome shotgun sequence genome:
- the zar1l gene encoding ZAR1-like protein isoform X3: MKGFLSTFPTCGVCGSPLCPPPLPPVPPAKREGRFVTPHVLTYLELCKARAAPQTRERGVQVNGKVDRMVQCSLGPMTLRGEGAWWTPPPARVSGLRFIRPVSAYSPLLERRFPAKSSEEGAGHEDRGEDRGEDQGEDQGEDQEEGSKEAHKAAVQPCRGSNFQFLQQRYGFFHCKSCNIRWESAYVWCISGTNKDLPVCRCTTSSCAGSVREASAPTEWSPSSARAAA; the protein is encoded by the exons ATGAAGGGCTTCCTGTCCACCTTCCCCACCTGCGGCGTGTGCGGCAGCCCGCTCTGCCCCCCTCCCCTGCCGCCCGTCCCCCCGGCCAAGCGGGAGGGCCGCTTCGTGACCCCGCACGTGCTGACCTACCTGGAGCTCTGCAAGGCCCGGGCGGCGCCCCAAACCAGGGAGCGCGGCGTGCAGGTCAACGGCAAAGTGGACCGGATGGTGCAGTGCTCGCTGGGGCCCATGACCCTGCGGGGGGAGGGGGCGTGGTGGACGCCGCCGCCAGCGCGGGTGAGCGGCCTACGCTTCATCAGGCCTGTGTCCGCCTACTCCCCGCTGTTGGAGCGCAGGTTCCCCGCTAAGAGCAGCGAGGAGGGGGCGGGGCATGAGGACCGGGGTGAGGACCGGGGTGAGGACCAGGGTGAGGACCAGGGTGAGGACCAGGAGGAAGGCAGTAAAGAGGCCCACAAGGCGGCTGTCCAACCCTGCAGGGGCTCCAATTTCCAG TTCCTGCAGCAGAGGTATGGTTTCTTCCACTGCAAGAGCTGCAACATCCGCTGGGAGAGTGCTTACGTCTGGTGCATCTCAGGAACCAATAAG GACTTACCTGTGTGCAGGTGTACTACAAGCAGCTGTGCCGGAAGTGTCAGGGAGGCTTCCGCCCCTACAGAGTGGAGTCCATCATCTGCAAG GGCTGCGGCCTGA
- the zar1l gene encoding ZAR1-like protein isoform X2, translated as MKGFLSTFPTCGVCGSPLCPPPLPPVPPAKREGRFVTPHVLTYLELCKARAAPQTRERGVQVNGKVDRMVQCSLGPMTLRGEGAWWTPPPARVSGLRFIRPVSAYSPLLERRFPAKSSEEGAGHEDRGEDRGEDQGEDQGEDQEEGSKEAHKAAVQPCRGSNFQFLQQRYGFFHCKSCNIRWESAYVWCISGTNKDLPVCRCTTSSCAGSVREASAPTEWSPSSASCEKKQRHINMKRPHRQDLCCRCRGMRLSCHITSTFNYLRHDLHLQLPPLNL; from the exons ATGAAGGGCTTCCTGTCCACCTTCCCCACCTGCGGCGTGTGCGGCAGCCCGCTCTGCCCCCCTCCCCTGCCGCCCGTCCCCCCGGCCAAGCGGGAGGGCCGCTTCGTGACCCCGCACGTGCTGACCTACCTGGAGCTCTGCAAGGCCCGGGCGGCGCCCCAAACCAGGGAGCGCGGCGTGCAGGTCAACGGCAAAGTGGACCGGATGGTGCAGTGCTCGCTGGGGCCCATGACCCTGCGGGGGGAGGGGGCGTGGTGGACGCCGCCGCCAGCGCGGGTGAGCGGCCTACGCTTCATCAGGCCTGTGTCCGCCTACTCCCCGCTGTTGGAGCGCAGGTTCCCCGCTAAGAGCAGCGAGGAGGGGGCGGGGCATGAGGACCGGGGTGAGGACCGGGGTGAGGACCAGGGTGAGGACCAGGGTGAGGACCAGGAGGAAGGCAGTAAAGAGGCCCACAAGGCGGCTGTCCAACCCTGCAGGGGCTCCAATTTCCAG TTCCTGCAGCAGAGGTATGGTTTCTTCCACTGCAAGAGCTGCAACATCCGCTGGGAGAGTGCTTACGTCTGGTGCATCTCAGGAACCAATAAG GACTTACCTGTGTGCAGGTGTACTACAAGCAGCTGTGCCGGAAGTGTCAGGGAGGCTTCCGCCCCTACAGAGTGGAGTCCATCATCTGCAAG CTGTGAGAAGAAGCAGCGACACATCAACATGAAGAGACCTCACCGCCAGGACCTCTGCTGCCGCTGCAGGGGCATGAGGCTCTCCTGTCACATCACCTCCACCTTCAACTAC CTGCGACATGACCTCCACCTTCAACTACCTCCTCTAAACCTGTGA
- the zar1l gene encoding ZAR1-like protein isoform X1 — MKGFLSTFPTCGVCGSPLCPPPLPPVPPAKREGRFVTPHVLTYLELCKARAAPQTRERGVQVNGKVDRMVQCSLGPMTLRGEGAWWTPPPARVSGLRFIRPVSAYSPLLERRFPAKSSEEGAGHEDRGEDRGEDQGEDQGEDQEEGSKEAHKAAVQPCRGSNFQFLQQRYGFFHCKSCNIRWESAYVWCISGTNKVYYKQLCRKCQGGFRPYRVESIICKGCGLTCCSCEKKQRHINMKRPHRQDLCCRCRGMRLSCHITSTFNYLRHDLHLQLPPLNL; from the exons ATGAAGGGCTTCCTGTCCACCTTCCCCACCTGCGGCGTGTGCGGCAGCCCGCTCTGCCCCCCTCCCCTGCCGCCCGTCCCCCCGGCCAAGCGGGAGGGCCGCTTCGTGACCCCGCACGTGCTGACCTACCTGGAGCTCTGCAAGGCCCGGGCGGCGCCCCAAACCAGGGAGCGCGGCGTGCAGGTCAACGGCAAAGTGGACCGGATGGTGCAGTGCTCGCTGGGGCCCATGACCCTGCGGGGGGAGGGGGCGTGGTGGACGCCGCCGCCAGCGCGGGTGAGCGGCCTACGCTTCATCAGGCCTGTGTCCGCCTACTCCCCGCTGTTGGAGCGCAGGTTCCCCGCTAAGAGCAGCGAGGAGGGGGCGGGGCATGAGGACCGGGGTGAGGACCGGGGTGAGGACCAGGGTGAGGACCAGGGTGAGGACCAGGAGGAAGGCAGTAAAGAGGCCCACAAGGCGGCTGTCCAACCCTGCAGGGGCTCCAATTTCCAG TTCCTGCAGCAGAGGTATGGTTTCTTCCACTGCAAGAGCTGCAACATCCGCTGGGAGAGTGCTTACGTCTGGTGCATCTCAGGAACCAATAAG GTGTACTACAAGCAGCTGTGCCGGAAGTGTCAGGGAGGCTTCCGCCCCTACAGAGTGGAGTCCATCATCTGCAAG GGCTGCGGCCTGACATGCTGCAGCTGTGAGAAGAAGCAGCGACACATCAACATGAAGAGACCTCACCGCCAGGACCTCTGCTGCCGCTGCAGGGGCATGAGGCTCTCCTGTCACATCACCTCCACCTTCAACTAC CTGCGACATGACCTCCACCTTCAACTACCTCCTCTAAACCTGTGA